The Candidatus Methylomirabilota bacterium sequence TCGCGGACGGCCGCCACGGTCGGGAGCCGCGCCTCGTCGAGCGCCCGCGCCTCGGGAAAGAACTCGAAGTAGCGCACGCCCGTGAGACGGCCGGCGAAGACGTTGCGGACGAACAGGACGCCCCCGGGCCGGACGACGCGGCGGAGCTCGCGCGCCCCGGCGGCCAGGTTCCGCACGTGGTGGACGACCATCGAGAGGAACGCGGCGTCGCACTCGCCGTCGCCCGCGGGGACGCGCTCGGCCGAGCCCGTGACATACGCGACGCGCGGGTGCGGGTGGTGCCGCTGGGCCTCGGCGCGCATCATGTCCGACGGCTCGACGGCGAGGACGCGCGCGCCGAACGCGTCGGCGAGGAGCGGCGAGAAGCGCCCGGTGCCGGCGCCGAGGTCGAGGATCGTGAGGCCCGCGCGCGCGGAAAGATGGCGGGCGAGGGCCTCCATCCAGAGCCGG is a genomic window containing:
- a CDS encoding methyltransferase domain-containing protein → MTVIDYDQGLARAYHAGRAMSEAMGRLWMEALARHLSARAGLTILDLGAGTGRFSPLLADAFGARVLAVEPSDMMRAEAQRHHPHPRVAYVTGSAERVPAGDGECDAAFLSMVVHHVRNLAAGARELRRVVRPGGVLFVRNVFAGRLTGVRYFEFFPEARALDEARLPTVAAVRDTFLAAGFAYVAFESVWQEIDPSLAAHYERIKRRALSTLALLSDAEFEAGLERMRRAAEAETRPRPVTEEIDLLVLRRVGCVTEA